A window of the Amycolatopsis solani genome harbors these coding sequences:
- the nuoN gene encoding NADH-quinone oxidoreductase subunit NuoN: MLDILLTQAPEAVQVPSVDYPAVLPVLIVFGAACLSVLVEAFFPKGSRFRSQVILSLLAIVGAGVALVVYATGSAPADGVTTFSRAISIDRPALFLWGTLLALALGAVLLISDRVVEPGGALVAQAGIRPGTVQDRAQTATVMQTEVFPLTLFALGGMMAFCAANDLLTMFIALEVLSLPLYLMCGLARRRRLLSQESAVKYFLLGAFSSAFFLYGLALLYGYANSVKLGDIAAAAAGSDRSDTLLFAGLGLLVVGLLFKGSVGPFHTWTPDVYQGAPTPVTAFMAACTKVAAFGGILRVLSVAFSSTSWEWRGVLWGVAIISMVIGAVLGLTQTDVKRMIAYSSIAHAGFLLIGAISMTKDGLSSTLFYLLAYGFTTLAAFGVISLVRDSSGEATHLSAWAGLAKRSPLLAGVFTFLLLALAGIPLTSGFVGKFVVFSAALSDGMAPLVVVALVFSAVAAFFYLRVIVLMYFSEPAADGPSVTVPGFGTGTAIFLGTAVTLVLGLVPAFALGWAGSGGFAL; this comes from the coding sequence CTGGTCGAGGCGTTCTTCCCGAAGGGCTCGCGGTTCCGCTCCCAGGTCATCCTGAGCCTGCTGGCGATCGTCGGCGCCGGCGTCGCACTGGTCGTGTACGCGACCGGCTCCGCCCCGGCGGACGGCGTCACGACGTTCAGCCGCGCGATCTCGATCGACCGCCCGGCGCTGTTCCTCTGGGGCACGCTCCTGGCGCTGGCGCTCGGCGCGGTGCTGCTGATCTCGGACCGCGTGGTCGAGCCGGGCGGCGCGCTGGTCGCGCAGGCCGGCATCCGCCCGGGCACGGTCCAGGACCGTGCCCAGACGGCGACGGTCATGCAGACCGAGGTGTTCCCGCTGACGCTGTTCGCCCTCGGCGGCATGATGGCGTTCTGCGCGGCCAATGATCTGCTGACGATGTTCATCGCGCTGGAAGTGCTGTCGCTCCCGCTGTACCTGATGTGCGGCCTCGCCCGCCGGCGCCGGCTGCTCTCGCAGGAGTCGGCGGTCAAGTACTTCCTGCTGGGCGCGTTCTCCTCGGCGTTCTTCCTGTACGGCCTCGCGCTCCTCTACGGCTACGCGAACTCGGTGAAGCTGGGCGACATCGCCGCCGCGGCGGCCGGTTCGGACCGTTCGGACACGCTCCTGTTCGCCGGCCTCGGCCTGTTGGTCGTCGGCCTCCTGTTCAAGGGTTCGGTCGGCCCGTTCCACACGTGGACCCCGGACGTCTACCAGGGCGCCCCCACGCCGGTGACGGCGTTCATGGCGGCGTGCACGAAGGTCGCGGCGTTCGGCGGGATCCTGCGCGTCCTGTCGGTGGCGTTCTCGTCGACTTCGTGGGAGTGGCGCGGAGTTCTGTGGGGCGTGGCGATCATCTCGATGGTGATCGGCGCGGTGCTGGGCCTCACCCAGACCGACGTCAAGCGCATGATCGCGTACTCGTCGATCGCCCACGCGGGCTTCTTGCTGATCGGCGCGATCTCGATGACTAAGGATGGGCTGTCCAGCACGCTGTTCTACTTGCTGGCTTACGGCTTCACGACCCTGGCGGCGTTCGGCGTGATCAGCCTGGTCCGCGATTCCTCGGGCGAGGCAACACACCTCTCGGCGTGGGCCGGGCTGGCGAAGCGCTCCCCGTTGCTGGCCGGCGTCTTCACGTTCTTGCTCTTGGCGTTGGCCGGGATCCCACTGACCTCGGGCTTTGTCGGCAAGTTCGTGGTGTTCTCGGCGGCGCTGTCGGACGGAATGGCCCCGCTGGTGGTGGTGGCCCTGGTGTTCAGCGCGGTGGCGGCGTTCTTCTACCTCCGCGTGATCGTCCTGATGTACTTCTCGGAGCCGGCGGCCGACGGCCCCTCGGTAACGGTCCCGGGCTTCGGCACCGGAACGGCGATCTTCCTCGGCACCGCGGTGACCTTGGTGCTGGGCCTGGTCCCGGCGTTCGCACTGGGTTGGGCCGGTTCGGGCGGTTTCGCGCTCTGA
- a CDS encoding ESX secretion-associated protein EspG, with amino-acid sequence MLRADLSLDTLLTALRNVGSGDPHPVFAGGLRYIPPSAKGRINREAFEELSEYGFTQGNAFTPEFEDILHVIDQPTTALHAYARDLTGQIGILSARDSHTGVTVVCRGNRVELCDADVHPADALVAKLPPGKPAPIKPFTVSQADFQGPKEVSDVFDDSPARSREAKELDALLNQHHFGVGQLHSDDKTLSYLDLEAGRVGIAQADGYISVVPGEAKQLSKHLK; translated from the coding sequence ATGCTCAGAGCCGACCTCTCGCTCGACACCCTCCTCACCGCCCTCCGCAACGTCGGTAGCGGCGACCCGCACCCCGTCTTCGCCGGCGGGCTTCGCTACATCCCGCCGTCCGCGAAAGGCCGGATCAACCGTGAAGCCTTCGAAGAACTCAGCGAATACGGCTTCACCCAGGGCAACGCCTTCACCCCCGAATTCGAGGACATCCTCCACGTCATCGACCAACCCACGACAGCACTCCACGCCTACGCCCGCGACCTGACTGGGCAAATCGGCATTCTCTCCGCAAGAGACAGCCACACCGGCGTCACCGTCGTCTGCCGGGGCAACCGGGTCGAACTGTGTGACGCCGACGTCCACCCCGCCGACGCGCTGGTCGCGAAGCTGCCGCCCGGCAAACCTGCGCCGATCAAGCCCTTCACGGTGTCGCAAGCAGACTTCCAAGGACCGAAAGAAGTCAGTGACGTCTTCGACGACTCCCCCGCACGCAGCCGTGAGGCTAAGGAGCTCGACGCCCTGCTGAACCAGCACCACTTCGGCGTCGGGCAACTGCACAGCGACGACAAAACCCTCAGCTACCTCGACCTCGAAGCCGGACGCGTGGGCATCGCGCAAGCCGACGGGTACATCAGCGTGGTCCCCGGCGAAGCGAAACAACTGAGCAAACACCTGAAATGA